GTCAACAGCCAGCTCCATTCAGTCTTTCCCAGCGACTCACCTGacggaggaagagacagaatcctgcagaggatttattgctgttgtgaacgcgtctgagcagagaatcatCTGCTGCGTTATTAATGTGTGAAACCCTGGAGAAAGTCCTCACCCATTTCTCAAGGTCGTGTCTGAGAACAGCTACATTTTCTTTCGTTCTTCATTTCTCAACACCAAGAATTTGATTTGTCATATTTGCTTTTGCCGAAAAGCAGAAGTTGCCTTGTTACTTCCCCTTCCTGTGCACAGACTACTACTGGTCACCATGTTCCCACCAGCTCACTCACCGTTGGCAGATGGAGGTTCTGTGCTGCGACAGCCACACTCCCGGCTATCACCACCTGTGGAGAGAACAAAACCACACTGTCACGGAGGCAGGGAATCACATTAAGAGTCTGGGTTAAGGTGAGGGTTTTCAATTTGGGGTCAAATAAACTTAAGAAAACTGGTAATTAAATGGTTCTTAGTATGAAAAGAAGTAATCAAGCATTATGATgattaaatacaaaaagaaaaaaagtggaaaatacAGGCTAAAATGTATAATCAGCTGTCCAATCACAATCAGCCTGAATGCTTCTATAATGTCATTAAATACTTGAACATGTGAAAAGACCCGAACATGTTTTAGAAGAAAGTATCTCTGAATGAGTGAAGAGAGTGTTCAGATTTTGTCTGACATCTGGAAGACGAGCTTACCAGTAGAGATGAAATGAAGAAGGCGATGTCGATACCTATGTGACTCAGGCCTTTGGCCAGAAACACGGCCACACAGACGATCTGAAACACACTCAGGCCGATCTGAGTGACctgaaaccaacacacacacagagaagagctCAGGTGAAAGTTGcccaataacacacacacacacacacacacacacacacacacacacacacacacacacacacacacacacacacacacacacacacaagcagcccTGTCTCCATAACTTCAGaggacaagtccccataatgtgtctgtgttaaaaGAACGAAAACACGTCATTccctgttgccagtaggtggcgatatgACATTAACTGAATATTGGCATGTGGATGTCTTTCACATGTGACACTTGGGGAAGATTGGCCAATTTATATGTGAGCTTCAACCATTCCTTTTTGAATGGTGAAACAGAGAAATTCACCATGCTGTACGCGGACAAACCGCTGTCACAGTGAGTGATCATCAATGTCTTCATGTCTTTCTGACCTAGTTGATGGTGAATGTGATCAACCTGCTATAGGAGAAGCAATTAAACTATGAAAAGATGTAATTATCAGTAGGTACAACTATAACTggaacatctctctctctctctctctctctctctctctctctctctctctctctctctctctctctctctctctctctctctctctctacccccaGGGCCTTGGGTTCCGCCTCCAGGTACTTCTGGACCCTTTGGACGTTTTTCTGGAAGCTGACCTCGACCAGGGGGCTCTGGGCCGGCCTGACGCCGTCCTCCACCGTGGCTGCTTCATCTAAAAAACACATGTCATGTCGTGTGTGTTGTTAGTGAGCAAAACACGgcgaaggagaggaaggaacaTGGAAGAACATGCACTCGCAGGCGCGTTTGCAGCGGAAGCTTCAGCGTATCAAGCCGAGCACAACATCTGGATTGCATCACTCCGGACAAACAACAACTCGGGTCCTCATGGGCCCTTTCCTCACCGTTAGCTGAAAACTGTGCGTATTAATAAAgcgtctttatttttttttacctgccaTGGTCGCAGTATCCGCCACAAGCTCACAAACAGATGTCTTCCCCTTTTTGTTCCTGGATCTACTGGTCCCAGACTGAAGTTTTGCAACAGTTTGGACAGTGAGAGTGGTCGAGTCCCGCCCCACATCTGTCACTGCAACATGACTCCCTGCTGCACACTTCCCCTCAGCACCGCTATCCGCGCTGTGAAAGcagccctctgattggctgactgcaggATAAGTCACTTCCAAAAATCTGCTGCCATTTCACACTGGagcacacagagcaacacacatTACTGTTCAACACGGTGCAAGGTGAAGCAcgttaaagggatggttcacccaaaatatggaaattcactcattatctatacatgcagatggaggggcgggtatggaagcccatttccgccACTGTGATGGAAAAAATATAGATCCTGTAAGTCATTATAAAGAGAAACCTTCAtaactaagtcataattatgatactcgaccattactgacaatactccatcaattcattgaccttccattatgctacaaaatgtttattctaatcaatgctgcaaataccctcatcttgatgatgttctcctttacacttgacatctattgcacttctgtccgtcctgggagaggatgtcacaccttgttaaagacctATGAGACaaagtgtgatttgtgaatatgggctatacaaatacaatttgattgattgattgactgatagTTATGAGataattaatatctcatcaatacatgttactgacttgacttcttccccggagtccctttgccttatcgtctgcagatccagggccgcggctgtggccacatcgtggattatgatctgtggatcgcgtatcagagatcgtaatgttggatccagtatggcggattctgtattGTGCTGGCTGATCATGATAATAATGGCAGAttctgtatcgtgttggcatctgatcgtggtggtggaccacaaccgaggtggcagctgctgatggatcctaatggacaatgactgtggactatagtggcatccaatcttgatggtggatcatgatcgtggtggctgctgaccatagactatgattgcagcaggactgctcaatacatagtatttctcctcagatactcgaccattactgacaataatccatcaattcattgaccttcagttatgctacaaagtgtttattctaatcaatgctgcaaatctTTCttatgttctcctttacacgtgacatctattgcacttctgtccgtcctgggagagggatccctcacatgtggctctctctgaggttaaagccctatgaaacaaattgtgatttgtgaatatgggctatacaaataaaatttgattgattgattgactgatagTTATGATAGTCTGTAAGCCCCGGcattcacccacccctccatcagcatgtAGATAATAAGGGAATTCTCTTTGTTAGTGTAGAACGGGCCTATTCAACTAGTTTTCTATGGCCCGTAAAACAAGAGAGATACTGATTCATGTCGCTCGTCTACAAACAGTATATACTTGTCATGACAGATTCTcttaatcatgttttttaaagtgaataTGATGGGGAAGACCCCGGACCCCCCCTCGCTGGTTATTTCTCCCACTGGCTTGTTACTCCATTTCTTTCAGGAGGTTCAGCTCAGCCTGAGCAGCTTCAGTCAGATCCTGATCGGGTCTAATACACTGTTTTACTATATACATCTTGTTTTCTAtacatttgtgaatatggacacAGGGATGTCACCTTTTGCACATCTGTATCAAGCCTTAATCATCGCTTTACTTTTCTTTACGTACCGACCGGCAGCTGTCTGAACAAAAGGGATGCATGTCCCCAGCTTATTCTATGTAGTAAAATATCAACTAACATAAGAGTTGTGAATATTGAGTGTGGCCCACAAACCCTCAGTGCTTTTCCTGTTTGGCCCACTTGTTATTGACGTTGAATAGCCTTGGTGTACAACATGCAGGGATATGATCTCACAACCTGTCcctattaaataaaaacaattaacaaTGAAACCAGTTCACAGGGATGTTCACTATCTTGTCAGTGCCGGTTGTGCAGAATGGCCTCATGATTTATGTgttaaaagatcaaataaacaTCACTGGAACATTGGATGAAATGGTGGAGCTACATACGTGAATTTGTATATCGTTGCGTTGTTTTTCATATGAAGAGAAAGCtgaagatcacacacacacacagaatatatcAAACTTTATTGGCACAGGCAGTTACAAACAGGTGAACAAAGTGCTCACACACTGTGGATAACTTTACATGCAGCGAGGTCCCTCATTtctcctcacttcctcactTCACCGCGTTACCTGATATTGGACGAGCTACACCCACTACTGCTCTCTGTAAAACTACTGCAGAAGCTGGCGGTCAACGCTGACACAGTTGGAGATTGGCTAGTGATTGATTCCAGTCGGTCATTTCCCAGCACTTCACATTTTTATCATATTAACacaagtggggggggggggttcttcaTTAAAGGCAGGTTTTAAGCCAGCTCACACAAATAATATTTCCCCCTCATGCTTTCCATGTGTGCAGCTAGTTCTAGTCCAGGTTTTGATATAACAACTTTCACCAGAACTACCTTCTATTCGATAAAGTGTATTCCCTATAAAACCAGCTTAGTTTGTGCATTACACCAGGACAGTGAAGTGTATCAGAGTGGACTTGatggggaaggagagaggagatctTGAGATCTGATGAATGTATGCACCCACTAAACATTTAATCCACATCAGACTGACCTACACCCTTACATTtctatgaaaacacaacatcaggtACATAACATATTAAAAAGACAATGGTTGAAACAGCAATCAGTGCAATTAATGTTGATAAGATAAAAATAATCCCTTACTAACATCCTGTTAATTTTCCCTTTGTGCTGATTAATAATGCAAATACATGAATAATCACCAGTAAGGTTAGTGACTGGTTAACTTCCCTTATTTTACAATACAAAATCCCTGGATAGCAGAATACACGAGATTTGAATCTTTAAAACAACATAGGGATAACAAAACAATTGACACCATACTAACATAGTGAAGTAAAACATTTGTGGAAGTAGAACCATTGGTAAAATCTGACTATTTCACTTCATGACACCATGATCACAGCTCTGACCACTAATGTCAGTCTCTCACCCTATTTTTATGGCAtcaccaccagggggagatAGAGATTTTAGAGGCGTcaatctttttatacagtcactGAGTTATCTATCATAAAAACCATAACCTGAACTGATTATGATGAGACATCTTGGTCAGttattacacaaatacacaggaTGTCAGTTTTTACTGATGTGTATCATCATTTTTAGTGTCCCAGTGTCGAAATACTGTGTCAATGGCTTGATGAGAATCATATTCTCTGGTCATTTGTCTTGTACATTTGTGCCAAAACAATTGTCGTATAAAAACTGTCTACTGGCACGTTGAGATCAAAAGTTTTGTATTGAGTCTGAAGTGTGCCACTGGAATAGAAACAGTAAAAGCTGTTAATTAATAAAATTATTAGTAAACTGTGAATTATTAATCTCAAAGTAGCAAACATATACTTTCCTGTTTAGTTTTCTTGTcactttaaaaatgatttaatacatgatttttaaaatgaaataactaATTCGTTTTTTAATGTtactttttgttatttgattCACTTGCATGTCTGCTTATACTATCAACTAATACCTTGGGGCTTTAGGGCTTTAAATTAATGTGAAAAGTTATAACACAGGGCGTCAACTCACAGTTCAATCTAAAGTCCAAGGCCGGGTTATTTGTTGGCAGGAGTCTGGTCAATCCGAGCtatctctgctgctctgtgggtCAGACTCTGCTGAAACATCTTGAATTGAATAGATAACAAATCTACACGTTGAAGCAGAAGGTTAATAAAAAGTGAGACAGAATTTGAAAGACCAATATATAAGTAAGTTTGATATTTGAATGCCTTTCTTGAAATGAAGGATTAATGAGCAAATTTAGTGATTTTCTATTCttatttctcttttactttGGACTTAGATACAACTTCTAAGTGTTACTCCGATTAATTCATTTATAACAGCTTTATAAATAAGTCAACGTATTAATTGATTGTATACTGAAGCTCTTTAAGGTGGCTCACTACAGGGACTTGTACTGTAGATAATTGACAGTACAGAACAGTAAGATAGGTAAACAAAGGCATTAAAGGACAGGAAAGGTTAGTTTTCAGTGCTTCAGCCCCTGAGAAAGAGCCTCATAGCCTGACTAATTTATAACATGCATCACCTCTGGGGGACCTCTTCTCACTCTGACCCTCCCCACCTCACAGAGACTGGTAGCCATCGGTTCTCCTCCTGCGGCTCAGGATATACGCCACCACCACAATGATAATGAGCACCAGCAATGTCACTCCCACCCCGATGGCAACACCGTAATTGGGCTGGTCCGCAGGACAGGCATCAGCTGGAAACAAAACCACACAACATGTTATTCGTTTTGTCCTGACCAGTTATGTCAAAGTTCAGTAAATCAATGGTATTCATCACCTGCCCCATTTGAAAGGTGTCATTTCACCAAGCATATTTTACTACAGTATGTATGTCTGTGACTGgcaatatttaaaatgaaacaattaaatccaatttaaattttcattcatgtttgaaAATACATTCTTATTGCCAAACTAAAATCCAATCAGGAGTTTTCTGAATGTGTCTTTTGGATAATTATACTAATCAtggaaaaaacaagacaaaattaATAAATTTGCTTAGAATTAATACCACAATAGAGTACTTTCGTATTGTGGTATTATGTAACATTGTACAATCAGTACTTTTTTCATCTATTAATGGATCTAACAATGTATTAATGAGAAACTCTCATTTAGAAAGAAATTCTCCCTTATTGATTCTTGTATATGAAGACACTTACGGGCGCCAAAGTCATTGGCCTTGGTCAGATTGAAGGCCTGCAGCCGGTCCTCATCGACGTCCAGGTACAGTCCGTCCCCCATGTAAATTGATTCAGCCTTGCAGGAGTAGGAGTGTCCAACCTTCGCAGAGAAGAGACTCACTGAGTCGTTCTTGGCTTGGTACTGGTCCACAGCTGCTACAGTCAAACAAAGCAAAGTCAAGTCACATTTATTAATACAACACACTTAAAAACAAAGCTCAGGTGCTTCCAGGACATCATGCCATGatcttaaaaacaaataatgatgATCAGATATGGACTTGTTAGACTGCATTGCACTAAAAGTAGGTCGGTTGTTACCACCAACACACTTTCCAGTAACTCCACAGAGAATTTCTATACACAGAcgaagagacacacaaacacggaagTTGTTCCCTCTCTAATGCTTCTTGTCTCTGCTAATCTTTGCCAGTCTTCCACAACATCCACCTGCAGCTGAAATATCAGTGCACATGCAGTGACCCAATTCGCAGAGTCGAAAGTTGAATCAGTAAAAGGCAGTAAATCACATGCAGAGACTGATATAAAACACAACTTACCTCCTTTGCTGAAGATGTAGGAGATGTGGAAAGACAGAGCATTCACATAGACAGTATTGTTTGCAGAGCTCTGAGGAAATATAAGAGAGTAGGACAGAATTTATGTGAGACATTGGTTTCCATTTCAATGAACAATGACCATGATTGAGAATATTAGCAGGCTACATTGTCCTGGATGCTACACTGATAGCCAGAATGTTCAATGGAATCCTTAATGGATCAAAAACGATAGATGAATCTGTTAAGTCAACATATGATGCTGGCATTTGAGGTAATTCAGCCACAGAGACATGggctgtgtcccaattcagagGCTGAATCCGATGGAGGCTGCGTTCAAAGACCAAGTAGACCAGGATTCATTGCGCACCATTGAGAAATTGCTTTTGAAAAAGGGAAGTTGGCGGCAAACACTGGAGACAAAACAGAGTCTGAGgattacatttataaatgtaggTATCAGGCTTGAGCTCAATCAAATGGATAACGGTacaaatgctaaaaaaaaaagaaacaacggGCGACATTAATGATGATGaccgagctgcagcagctcaatgTAGCTATTGATGCAACGGTAGGGCCGGATAAGCGGGTGATGCAAATAGGGAATCCTCTGTAGACCCGATCGTCTTACTTCGGTTCAGCCAAACCTCTGAAGGGTCCAGTCCCTGATTTGGGACACAGGTACAATCTGTCTAATGGTTTCATGAGTTCTACCCCATTTAGGTGATGATCTGCTTCCCTTAACAGTGCTGCTGATTGTTGACAGTGAAATGACTATGAATTTCGCTGAATATTTTTCAATggtttattacattttgaaacTGAAAGTATATATATGCTGAAAGGACAAGCATTAAGAAGCTAACAAAGTCAATAAATAGTTAGCTttcaagtggatgttttttaATGCTATTAAAGCTACTAAGGATAATATGTCACAACAAGATGACAAAGGTAATTACATTCATTATTCTCAGGTTTCTAATATAACTACATGAATCTCCTTTCCAAGACCATTTCATTTGGCTATATGTACATACTGCACTAGCTGGGTTACTGTATGAGATACAGATATCTGTTGATATAATTATAACTGGGTTCTACAGTGAGTTTGACACTGGCACCGTGAAGTAATACTTCACCAAGTACCTATCACATTCAAACCTGTTAATCTGGACCGTCACGCAGAAAACCGCAAAATGAATCACACAAGCATTGTTCATTGTCACATGTCATGTGTTCTTTGAACATTCCAACCACAGTCAACCACAGTTCCCTTTTTTACTGTCGTTTCTGATTCTACTTCCTCCACAAAGTTTCAAGTCATGCTATTTTGTTATTCGTCAAAAGACCAAACGGATCAATTCTGTTAATGTTGCACTATTTAATTGCTTGAGATCTCTATTTAAATGTCAAATCGTAGTAGGTCAAAGATAAGTTAGGCCTTTAGTAAAAACAAGGGCTGACCTCATTGCCTCGCTTATCACAACATTATGATGACGTATTTGTGTCAAATCTTGGAAATCAAAAGTACCTTGTTGAACATGAAGGTGATGTGGCCCTCTTTGAACTGAAGGGTAAGGTTGGCCTTGGTTCCCTTACAATCGCCGACAGCTTTGGTATCCTTTGGCTGAACAATGAAGGTTCCATTGAGCTGAGAGACAAATAGAGAGAAATCAGTTAGATGACCACCTTGTTAAGGAAATGTCTTGCGACAAAAAGACGACACAATTACTCTTCTGCTGTCATTAAGCCCACCACAAGGAGGAAATCAAAACATGCATTGCTAAAAGCTGAGTCAACGACTCCAAAATGGCATAATAAAACctttaaggatttttttttgttagaaTCTGCCACAACATTGGCTAGACCTTTTTGGACTATGGTCGTTGGCACTGTAGTTGTGACAAATGAAATGTACCTTTGGTCTTGCCACTCGGATCTGCAATGACATATGAGCCATCAGGCAAGTCACATTTTTGTCTGTCTTTAGGCTGTAGTTTCCTACAGTCAAGTTGGTAGAGGGAGTAggttcaggaggaggagctgtaGTCTTCGGGGTGGTGGTAGTCTTGGCGGTGGTGGTTGTCTTCGGGGTGGTGGTTGTAGTCTTGGCAGTGGTGGTTGTCTTCGGGGTGGTGGTTGTAGTCTTGGCGGTGGTGGTTGTAGTCTTGGCGGTGGTTGTAGTCTTCGGGGTGGTGGTAGTCTTCGGGGTGGTGGTTGTAGTCTTGGCGGTGGTTGTAGTCTTCGGGGTGGTGGTAGTCTTCGGGGTGGTGGTTGTAGTCTTCGGGGTGGTGGTAGTCTTCGGGGTTGGGGTTGTAGTCTTCGGGGTGGAGGTGGTTGTcttcggggggggggtttgtgtaAATTCCTTTGCAGGGGTCACAGTTGCAGGATTGGATTGCTGTTCATCTTTAGCCAATGACAGTGCTTAAATcaaaaggacagagaggaagaaacaaagccatttaaatgtacatatatacattatatatataaatacaccaCCTCCCAACTTAATGATCTTCTTGAATTAATTGATCAATATAATTTAGTTCAATTTGTATATAGCCAAATTATCATACATTACCTCAAGGCACTTTCCATAATAAGGTCGAGGtatttttgaaaacaaaaacagtggaAAAAAGCATACATCTGGCAGAGTGTCAGCTTAAGAAATGTTATGGTTAGTTTTAGAAAATCATTTTGGAGTTGTTCCACATGACGAATGTTAGTccaatttttttacttttatcctTATTTTGGTCTCCCCCAACTTATGAAAAACAACACTTGCTTCATCAGTTGCCAGATGTTCTTCACAAACTGGTCACAACCCTTGTCTATCTGCTGCTTGGTGTGGGGCAGTTAGCATAGAGTGGGTTCATTGAAGCTTTCTTGCATAAACGTTTCTGGGCTGTTAAACCAAAGTAATGAGCTAAAACAAGCCGAGAGACAAAATAACTAAGTGGAACGGCAGAGTTTGTGGATACAATTGAACCTTTTCATATTCAAGATATATAATCCACTGTTAATATAGCATTAGTCCTTGTAAAGTGCATCTTCAATGTTTGTTGACAAAAACTGCTAATGTTTGAACTACGAGCAACTCCATCTGTCAACCAGTCTGACCTAGTTTAACTTGACTGCAGTTCATGTTAATGCCAGCTGATGCTGCCATATCTATGGTAATACACTCTGCCGCACATTTATGACACTgttagggtttttttttcagtacACACCTTATCTGCAGTTCCATGCCCCATTTGTAAGGTCAACATTAAGTGAACAGCCAGCCACAGTGAGCGCACATTCAGAATAACAGAACTTGATTATAACATATGACTTATTTTAGCGTCAATCATTTCACTCAATTGCACGTGAATAACCAAACTCTGGTGTTAGGATTCAAAGAAAGTTACAGATTGATCCTGTCTCtatgtctctatctctctatctctctctctctctctcaaataaaaaaaaggaccAGGCCTCTTCTGTAAGCAGACATGTGACTCAGACCTGCAACTCCACCGAAAGACTGCGGACATTTCTCTTCCCTAAACAATCCAGGAAGTCACACTCTGGTCTCATAAAAACACGTCACACCTCATTTTTAGAATCAATAGACTTTTTGATAACAGCATTGAGACCGGAGCAATCCTAACATGAATGCAGCGTTATACCGCTTAGAGGGTCCAAGTTCTGaggtgaaataaaagttttatctACTACACATAGCAAAGTACTGGAGCATATCTAAGTTTTGCACAATGCCCGAAGTgaaatgttgataaaaaaaacaatgtcttACCTGAGAACGCACAGCAGACGACTAACACGAAAACAACTGCTCTGTTCATGGTGACAggtgctggctggctggctggctggctggctgactgactgactgactgactgactgactgactgactgactgactgactgactgaccgaccgaccgaccgacgCTTCCCGCTGAACTTGTGACACTGACACAGTGAAGCAACTGATCTGCAGCAGCACGAGTGTCA
The genomic region above belongs to Hippoglossus hippoglossus isolate fHipHip1 chromosome 18, fHipHip1.pri, whole genome shotgun sequence and contains:
- the si:ch211-212k18.7 gene encoding macrosialin isoform X1 encodes the protein MNRAVVFVLVVCCAFSALSLAKDEQQSNPATVTPAKEFTQTPPPKTTTSTPKTTTPTPKTTTTPKTTTTTPKTTTTPKTTTTAKTTTTTPKTTTTPKTTTTAKTTTTTAKTTTTTPKTTTTAKTTTTTPKTTTTAKTTTTPKTTAPPPEPTPSTNLTVGNYSLKTDKNVTCLMAHMSLQIRVARPKLNGTFIVQPKDTKAVGDCKGTKANLTLQFKEGHITFMFNKSSANNTVYVNALSFHISYIFSKGAVDQYQAKNDSVSLFSAKVGHSYSCKAESIYMGDGLYLDVDEDRLQAFNLTKANDFGAPDACPADQPNYGVAIGVGVTLLVLIIIVVVAYILSRRRRTDGYQSL
- the si:ch211-212k18.7 gene encoding macrosialin isoform X3, whose amino-acid sequence is MNRAVVFVLVVCCAFSALSLAKDEQQSNPATVTPAKEFTQKTTTTAKTTTTTAKTTTTTPKTTTTAKTTTTTPKTTTTAKTTTTPKTTAPPPEPTPSTNLTVGNYSLKTDKNVTCLMAHMSLQIRVARPKLNGTFIVQPKDTKAVGDCKGTKANLTLQFKEGHITFMFNKSSANNTVYVNALSFHISYIFSKGAVDQYQAKNDSVSLFSAKVGHSYSCKAESIYMGDGLYLDVDEDRLQAFNLTKANDFGAPDACPADQPNYGVAIGVGVTLLVLIIIVVVAYILSRRRRTDGYQSL
- the si:ch211-212k18.7 gene encoding macrosialin isoform X4; amino-acid sequence: MNRAVVFVLVVCCAFSALSLAKDEQQSNPATVTPAKEFTQKTTTTTAKTTTTTPKTTTTAKTTTTTPKTTTTAKTTTTPKTTAPPPEPTPSTNLTVGNYSLKTDKNVTCLMAHMSLQIRVARPKLNGTFIVQPKDTKAVGDCKGTKANLTLQFKEGHITFMFNKSSANNTVYVNALSFHISYIFSKGAVDQYQAKNDSVSLFSAKVGHSYSCKAESIYMGDGLYLDVDEDRLQAFNLTKANDFGAPDACPADQPNYGVAIGVGVTLLVLIIIVVVAYILSRRRRTDGYQSL
- the si:ch211-212k18.7 gene encoding macrosialin isoform X2, with amino-acid sequence MNRAVVFVLVVCCAFSALSLAKDEQQSNPATVTPAKEFTQKTTTTTPKTTTTPKTTTTAKTTTTTPKTTTTPKTTTTAKTTTTTAKTTTTTPKTTTTAKTTTTTPKTTTTAKTTTTPKTTAPPPEPTPSTNLTVGNYSLKTDKNVTCLMAHMSLQIRVARPKLNGTFIVQPKDTKAVGDCKGTKANLTLQFKEGHITFMFNKSSANNTVYVNALSFHISYIFSKGAVDQYQAKNDSVSLFSAKVGHSYSCKAESIYMGDGLYLDVDEDRLQAFNLTKANDFGAPDACPADQPNYGVAIGVGVTLLVLIIIVVVAYILSRRRRTDGYQSL